In Euphorbia lathyris chromosome 9, ddEupLath1.1, whole genome shotgun sequence, the following are encoded in one genomic region:
- the LOC136205413 gene encoding F-box protein PP2-B10-like translates to MESMPGVELCQLPENCIATIFSFSSPKDVGRFSLVCSVFKSVSESDAVWRSFIPCDYQALISQFSDPSLLSTYPSAKDLYLRLSSNPIIFDNGKKSFGLDKWSGKKMIMLSARDLIIEWSDTVRYWEWSNAQHKSRFAEVAGLINVYWLEIRGKIKATMLSPETHYTAHLVYRLVAASHGLDTYPVEVNVGISGAEGDYSKRSLYLDPRKERRQRNQVVVRRVGLCGYMHAMTLQLPAPVTENNNDHHNHIRPKERQDGWLEIELGDYFNRQDEVGDLEISILETNADHLKNGLLIQGIDIRPKSN, encoded by the exons ATGGAAAGTATGCCTGGAGTTGAATTGTGCCAGTTGCCGGAAAACTGCATAGCCaccatcttctccttctcaagtCCTAAGGACGTTGGCAGATTCTCCCTGGTTTGTTCTGTTTTTAAGTCGGTTTCTGAATCTGATGCAGTTTGGAGAAGCTTTATTCCTTGTGATTACCAAGCTTTAATCTCTCAGTTTTCTGATCCTTCTCTGTTGTCTACTTATCCTTCTGCTAAAGATCTCTATCTTCGCCTCTCTAGTAATCCTATAATCTTTGACAATGGAAAAAAG AGCTTTGGGCTGGATAAATGGAGCGGGAAGAAAATGATCATGCTTTCTGCAAGGGATCTCATAATTGAATGGAGTGATACTGTCAGATATTGGGAATGGAGTAATGCTCAACACAAatcaag ATTCGCAGAGGTTGCGGGGCTGATCAACGTGTATTGGCTGGAAATCCGTGGCAAAATCAAAGCTACAATGCTATCACCAGAAACTCACTACACAGCACACCTGGTATACAGATTAGTAGCCGCCTCTCACGGATTAGACACCTATCCGGTAGAGGTGAATGTAGGAATTTCAGGAGCAGAAGGAGATTATTCAAAGAGAAGTCTTTATCTGGATCCGAGAAAGGAAAGGCGTCAAAGGAACCAAGTTGTTGTGAGAAGGGTCGGTCTGTGCGGGTACATGCACGCTATGACGTTGCAGCTGCCTGCACCAGTAACAGAGAACAATAATGATCATCATAATCATATTCGTCCAAAGGAAAGACAAGACGGGTGGCTGGAGATTGAATTGGGGGATTATTTTAACAGACAAGATGAAGTTGGGGATTTGGAAATTAGCATTTTGGAGACTAATGCAGATCATTTGAAAAACGGACTTCTAATTCAGGGTATAGATATTAGGCCGAAGAGTAATTAA